The nucleotide window TTCCCGTTTATTCTGGCTCTGGGATCCTTATTTACGGTCCCTTTAATTGATACAACATTTCTGCCAACCTGTGCTCTGGGCCCCAAAGTAACGGATCCGCCTATAGAAACAGCGTCCTGTTCCACAATTCCGTTGACTGTAACATCTCCCCAGATAGCCACAGCATTTTTCACGGTCATCCCTTCTTCAACTTTTACATTTCCGCCGATTTTAACATAGGTTTTCTCTGCAGCCGAGCAAACCGAGCCAAAACCTGCCAGTAAACCAAGGAGAACCAAAAAAGCGCTTAACTTTTTCATACAACCTCCCTTAATCCGCTCAAACCGAATTAACATTGAACTTCTCTGAAGTTCCTTTATCTATTCTGCAAAATAATTTGAAAGATTTCAAGTATTAATTAATATTTGAGCAGAATCGGATAATTGAGTTTTTTACTATTTCAATTATTTTAGTTATTTCTTTCTCAGATATGCTTAAAGGTGGCATTAAAACTATAACATTTCCTAAAGGGCGGAGAATCAAACCTTTTTGCCGGCATAAAGCGCAGACCTTGGCGCCAACCTTATATTTATCATCAAAATTTATTCTTTTAGCTTTATTTTTTACTAGTTCAATACCTGCCATCAAGCCAATTTGCCGGATATCGCCAACCCATTTGATATTTTTTAGCTTGTTCAATTCTTGCGTTAAATAGTCAATTTTCGGCTTGATTGTTTTTAATACTTTTTCCTTCTTGAATATTTCAAGATTTGCGATAGCTGCCCGGCACGCAAGAGGATTTGCGGTATATGTATGGCCGTGAAAAAATGTTTTGAATTCCTCGTACTTCCCCAAAAAAGCGGAATATATATTTTCAGTCGTTAATGTTGCGGCTAAAGGAAGATATCCTCCAGAGATTCCTTTAGAAAGGCATAAAAAATCACATTTTACATTTTCGTGTTCAACTGCAAACATTTTGCCCGTTCTGCCGAAACCCGTTGCCACTTCATCGCATATAAGAAGAACATTGAATTTTTTACAGAGCTGTTCAAATCTTTTAAGGTATCCTTTAGGAAATGTAAGCATTCCTGCAGCGCCCTGAATCATAGGCTCAATAATTGCTGCGGCGATTTCACCCTGATGTTTTTGAAGAATATTTTTAACTTCCGTTAAACAATTTCCTTCGCACCCCATAATTTTACAGTGATCGCTAAAGCTTTTGGCAGTTAATGGAAAGTTATGGTCATTTTTTCTATGAGGACATCTGTAGCAATAAGGCGAGGGAGCAAAATAAGTGTCAAATAGAAGCGGTTTGAACTTTGAATGGAATAAATCCATTCCTCCGACCGAAACTGAACCTATCGTATCCCCGTGATAAGCGTTTTTAAGCGATAAAAATTTAGCTTTTTTATTTTTGCTGCATTGGCACCAATATTGGTAAGCCATTTTTAACGCAATTTCAACTGAAGTTGAACCGTTATCCGAATAAAAAACCTTTTTTAAACCTTTGGGCGCAATCCTAATCAGTTCTTTTGCAAGTTTTATTGCAGGTTCGTGAGTTAAGCCAAGAAAAGTAGAATGCGAAACTTTGTTGATCTGATCTTTTAATGCATTATCTATTTCTTTTTTTCTGTGCCCGTGAACAGTTACCCATAGCGAAGAAACGCCGTCAAGATATTTTTT belongs to Elusimicrobiota bacterium and includes:
- the bioA gene encoding adenosylmethionine--8-amino-7-oxononanoate transaminase, with the protein product MANRKKVALTRDDKKYIWHPFSQMADWLKDDPNPPLIIARAKGNYLYDINGKKYLDGVSSLWVTVHGHRKKEIDNALKDQINKVSHSTFLGLTHEPAIKLAKELIRIAPKGLKKVFYSDNGSTSVEIALKMAYQYWCQCSKNKKAKFLSLKNAYHGDTIGSVSVGGMDLFHSKFKPLLFDTYFAPSPYCYRCPHRKNDHNFPLTAKSFSDHCKIMGCEGNCLTEVKNILQKHQGEIAAAIIEPMIQGAAGMLTFPKGYLKRFEQLCKKFNVLLICDEVATGFGRTGKMFAVEHENVKCDFLCLSKGISGGYLPLAATLTTENIYSAFLGKYEEFKTFFHGHTYTANPLACRAAIANLEIFKKEKVLKTIKPKIDYLTQELNKLKNIKWVGDIRQIGLMAGIELVKNKAKRINFDDKYKVGAKVCALCRQKGLILRPLGNVIVLMPPLSISEKEITKIIEIVKNSIIRFCSNIN